The Apodemus sylvaticus chromosome 5, mApoSyl1.1, whole genome shotgun sequence genome has a segment encoding these proteins:
- the Cst7 gene encoding cystatin-F: MWLAILLALCCLTSDTHGAHPADFCSKDLNSSVKPGFPETIQTNNPGVLKAARHSVEKFNNCTNDIFLFKESRVSKALVQVVKGLKYMLEVEIGRTTCRKTMHRQLDNCDFQTSPALKRTLHCYSEVWVIPWLHSFEVLVLSCQ, from the exons ATGTGGCTGGCCATTCTGCTTGCCCTCTGCTGCCTAACTTCTGACACCCATGGGGCACACCCCGCAG atTTTTGTTCCAAAGATTTGAACTCCAGTGTGAAGCCAGGATTCCCCGAAACAATACAGACCAATAACCCAGGAGTGCTTAAGGCCGCCAGGCACAGTGTGGAGAAGTTCAACAACTGCACAAATGACATCTTTTTGTTCAAGGAGTCCCGTGTCAGCAAGGCCCTGGTACAG GTGGTGAAAGGCCTGAAATATATGCTGGAGGTGGAAATCGGCCGGACTACATGCAGGAAGACCATGCACCGCCAGCTGGACAACTGTGACTTCCAAACCAGTCCTGCCTTGAAGCGG ACTCTACACTGCTACTCTGAAGTCTGGGTCATCCCCTGGCTCCACAGTTTCGAGGTGCTTGTTCTCTCCTGCCAATGA
- the Apmap gene encoding adipocyte plasma membrane-associated protein isoform X2, which translates to MTFLMLAVSLAVPLLGAMMLLESPIDPQSFSFKEPPFMFGVLQPNTKLRQAERLFENQLSGPESIVNIGDVLFTGTADGRVVKLENGEIETIARFGSGPCKTRDDEPTCGRPLGIRAGPNGTLFVVDAYKGLFEINPQKRSVKLLLSSETPIEGKKMSFVNDLTVTRDGRKIYFTDSSSKWQRRDYLLLVMEGTADGRLLEYDTVTKEVKVLLDQLQFPNGVQLSPEEDFVLVAETAMARIRRVYVSGLMKGGADMFVENMPGFPDNIRPSSSGGYWVAAATIRANPGFSMLDFLSDKPFIKRMIFKLFSQETVMKFVPRYSLVLEVSDSGAFRRSLHDPDGLVVTYVSEAHEHDGYLYLGSFRSPFICRLSLQSI; encoded by the exons CTTCAAAGAACCCCCTTTCATGTTTGGTGTTCTACAACCAAATACGAAGTTGCGGCAAGCAGAAAGGCTATTTGAAAACCAGCTTAGTGGACCAGAATCCATAGTGAATATTGGGG ATGTGCTGTTTACTGGCACAGCAGATGGCCGAGTTGTAAAACTTGAAAATGGAGAAATAGAGACCATCGCCCGGTTTGGTTCAGGCCCTTGCA AAACCCGAGATGATGAACCTACCTGTGGGAGACCCCTGGGCATCCGGGCAGGGCCCAATGGGACTCTTTTTGTGGTTGATGCATACAAGGGACTGTTCGAAATAAATCCTCAGAAAC gttcagtgaaaCTGCTGCTATCCTCTGAGACTCCCATTGAGGGCAAGAAAATGTCCTTTGTGAATGATCTCACTGTGACTCGGGATGGGAGGAAGATTTATTTCACGGATTCCAGCAGCAAGTGGCAGAGACGAGATTACCTGCTTCTGGTGATGGAGGGCACTGCTGATGGGCG CCTGTTAGAGTATGATACCGTGACGAAAGAAGTGAAGGTTTTGTTGGACCAGTTGCAGTTCCCTAATGGAGTTCAGCTTTCTCCTGAGGAAGACTTTGTCCTGGTGGCAGAGACAGCTATGGCCAGGATACgaag AGTCTATGTTTCTGGCCTGATGAAAGGAGGCGCAGATATGTTTGTGGAGAACATGCCTGGATTTCCTGACAATATCCGGCCCAGCAGCTCCGGCGGGTACTGGGTTGCTGCTGCAACTATTCGTGCTAATCCTGGGTTTTCCATGTTGGATTTCTTATCTGACAAGCCTTTTATTAAGAGAATGATTTTTAAG CTGTTCAGTCAGGAGACAGTGATGAAGTTTGTGCCACGGTATAGCCTGGTCCTAGAAGTCAGTGACAGCGGTGCCTTCCGGAGAAGCCTGCATGATCCTGATGGACTGGTGGTCACCTATGTGAGTGAGGCGCATGAACATGATGGATACCTGTACCTGGGCTCCTTCAGATCTCCCTTCATCTGCAGACTCAGCCTCCAGTCTATTTAG